In Spiroplasma chinense, a single window of DNA contains:
- a CDS encoding ATP-binding cassette domain-containing protein, with the protein MIEVKNLSLSYKKREVLNVKELIINDKDKIALAGLNGAGKTTLAEILIGVKGYYKGELNYKKDYIYNAVFQDCNFVADCKIKDIFYLYCDLYNIKMDHKKIFEEYDLLKVENNLYKRLSGGQQQKFKFLIALLNEPNFLLLDEITTALDYDWRVRIIEIIKQKIQNNDMNLLLISHNPEEIAHLCNRIVLLQDGSVFKDEKITGTYEEKIKQIKEVFGHNV; encoded by the coding sequence ATGATTGAAGTAAAAAACTTAAGTCTCTCTTATAAAAAAAGAGAAGTTCTTAATGTTAAAGAGTTAATTATAAATGACAAAGATAAAATTGCATTAGCTGGTTTAAATGGGGCTGGAAAAACAACTCTTGCAGAAATTTTAATTGGAGTTAAAGGATATTATAAAGGTGAATTGAACTACAAGAAAGATTACATTTATAATGCAGTTTTTCAAGATTGTAATTTTGTAGCAGATTGTAAAATTAAAGACATATTTTATCTATATTGTGATTTGTACAATATAAAAATGGATCATAAAAAAATATTTGAAGAATATGACTTACTTAAAGTTGAAAACAACTTATATAAAAGATTAAGTGGTGGTCAACAACAAAAATTCAAATTTTTAATAGCTTTATTAAATGAACCTAATTTTTTGTTGTTAGATGAAATAACAACAGCTTTAGATTACGATTGAAGGGTAAGAATAATAGAAATAATAAAACAAAAAATTCAAAATAATGATATGAATTTATTGTTAATATCACATAATCCAGAAGAAATAGCACATTTATGTAATAGAATAGTTCTTTTACAAGATGGAAGCGTTTTTAAGGATGAAAAGATAACAGGAACTTATGAAGAAAAAATAAAACAAATTAAGGAGGTTTTTGGTCACAATGTTTAG
- a CDS encoding replication-associated recombination protein A, translating to MKQSLSYLLRPKTIKDVIGQKHLLNEKGIITKMVEKKFPVNLIFYGPPGIGKTSTAIAIANDLELTYEQFNASKDKKEKLQKIIDNNKTEKIILIIDEIHRMNRNIQDLLLEYIESRDLIIFVTTTENPYFSINPAIRSRCTIVKMNDISVEEMKDGLERIIKENNFDIKFDKNSLQTICTLANGDLRVALNSLEILINLYEGVIVDDEIVHSVFDKAYVKGSVDGDEIHDLKSAFQKSIRGSDVDAALHYWARLMEIGDYEIIMRRMVIMAYEDIGLANPAIPPRVFNACQAFRQVGVPEGVLILGLAVIEMALSEKSDSSSKAIYYALSDVSSGSIFQVPAHLRDAHYKSAKKLGSGVGYKYPHDYENDYVQQQYLPEEIKNKKYFNPKHHSAYEAKLMTIYNKFTKKK from the coding sequence ATGAAACAGTCATTAAGCTATTTGCTAAGACCAAAAACTATTAAAGATGTTATCGGTCAAAAACATTTATTAAATGAAAAGGGAATAATAACTAAAATGGTTGAGAAGAAATTTCCTGTTAATTTAATATTCTATGGCCCTCCAGGAATAGGTAAAACAAGTACTGCAATAGCTATTGCAAACGATTTAGAACTAACTTACGAACAATTTAATGCTTCAAAAGATAAGAAAGAAAAACTTCAAAAAATAATTGATAATAATAAGACTGAAAAGATAATATTAATTATTGATGAAATTCATAGAATGAATAGAAATATCCAAGATTTATTACTTGAATACATAGAATCAAGAGATCTTATAATTTTTGTAACAACAACTGAAAATCCTTATTTTTCAATAAATCCAGCTATTAGAAGTAGATGCACTATTGTTAAAATGAATGATATTTCTGTTGAAGAAATGAAAGATGGTCTAGAAAGAATTATAAAAGAAAATAACTTTGACATTAAGTTTGATAAAAATTCATTACAAACAATTTGTACTTTAGCAAATGGTGATTTAAGAGTAGCTTTAAATTCTTTAGAAATTCTTATAAATTTATATGAAGGTGTCATTGTTGATGATGAAATAGTACATAGTGTTTTTGATAAGGCATATGTTAAAGGTTCGGTTGACGGTGATGAAATTCATGATTTAAAGTCAGCTTTTCAAAAATCAATAAGGGGAAGTGATGTGGATGCAGCACTTCATTATTGAGCTAGATTGATGGAAATTGGTGACTATGAAATAATTATGAGAAGAATGGTTATAATGGCATATGAAGACATTGGACTTGCAAATCCAGCAATCCCTCCAAGAGTTTTTAATGCTTGTCAAGCATTTAGACAAGTTGGAGTTCCAGAAGGGGTTTTAATTTTAGGATTGGCTGTAATTGAAATGGCTTTAAGTGAAAAGTCAGATTCATCTTCAAAAGCAATTTATTATGCTTTATCAGATGTAAGTTCAGGTTCAATTTTTCAAGTACCAGCTCATTTAAGAGATGCACATTACAAAAGTGCTAAGAAATTAGGGTCTGGTGTTGGTTATAAATATCCTCATGATTATGAAAATGATTATGTTCAACAACAATATTTACCAGAAGAGATTAAAAATAAGAAATATTTTAATCCAAAACATCATTCTGCATACGAAGCAAAATTAATGACAATTTATAATAAATTTACCAAGAAAAAATAA
- a CDS encoding ABC transporter permease — translation MKFKVQFYVIVILTSIATMILSISLSASSRIKQNYDSITSKMDKFDYITSREVGSQSTKDPKMVPLVDFIDSQALTVNYLNKGLEDPLNEGLSYNFNLIDSSKFSNLDSFKDLKDLTRNDYLNSYQKTFISTAFDSQEVQNAMFDLFANDNYLEPFFHYEYNYEKDSVTYKTNYDKYNQGVMNGSLMFRDVRSTGSSRFNNFATVAMNNMVTSFLEDLFNYNGVEGQSAPYLKTSAFYKLKNLGLIKKDDFSLDFDNNQNKYQIYMITAFNTVLTSVINNANEYLSNFIDQAVVKIADKSNDSPKEQLAKEFNANFADLAGFEFYENNKNNKEIAEVLYEFIMGSKHNSQTASKKASDFVVQGNNLAWVEKVNYGTGDKEYFDKNLLLNNRDNKYAYGNRGSLIQIVAPFDADGNLPSRIGRTNGQKLLQLEDAKLSISQVLAHFVGFEDYADRDNVTFQNVNNIRTFYLRNQILGNATQFRVEQRAEISLTDSTKEMKYRMVVLDDLWRERLSIVDGRAPLSNDEMVINPQYANKNKIKIGQRLSVGGAEFTITGFASDPLTYYPVSDENTFLPNSRKSLILYADMEVINKIFTDDFRKFASRSVYTILTAKDGVNAEVAKKDYESLQMQSVKDIPQFLNVKNKISNGEDAPNVAIRSGEELSSFEDSNLKYNWVVAPKIIFIFNLFSGIASSVIAAIALYAMILAVKKTIELNSGEIAILKAMGVKTSLISLSYISYGLITTFVVVPVSWLAAMFLQEIIVQIFLSYMTGSYLNIFFDYLPFLLAVMLFGVLSIIISYIVAISLNKKPVIEILNKKEKVKRYELIDKIKNSMTSRMSFSKRFSTELAFSGFSKTLLTGVTIFISTFFVTLCLAIPGVIQQTVGSYYKNVKYANSVENIELLGNAPLSKTALSPWQGVEYYEDKYTDSNGIFGTSFSKIANSISSNMSIQDNSVLPTLVMGEKDGSINYNWYYNAVLNHTDEGNVVSSEEDNNLISVISSTFGNNISELLGKGISIGEIQKIIEMIIHSTDERFDNFEDRKLKITQISDFLTNGLPDILKNVIGNEAQLSGNWKDQIIEIISSDVPSYIKNYLNISENRYNQYKFGWTFNTYIPGVDTLYTSIKGNANGEHIQITGLPSDQTAFNISNNEKKIFGSEYQYRQIENILHGTGEAKDIVINGEKVYDASKRELNIPMIVNGEAIRNYNITDNLINNLDVNAKRILISENGMNIPNSAWMYDDSDYVNYATGNEKLKSSIIKSNYVDKHWLNPADLQTSKFTFQPIFNYKDGGYTQGFNRGKNVSKIMNDSFAFYDIQSSYDSNGEEKLEAQIRPYYQYDNVMLFIPKELGAKFDNIANVGSVKNRDTFYGQVKASEVPETTRNDWNATLGKNVSDYIWIRPYSKYFDPSDTYYKTEENLQGDEAGELVNAKLGYLQAAFTSSDNPFKLEDVSMDWKTLSNGNVQKINLVKKGELKIYGSDLLIVDQDLANLINGYSIQKYIPFDSTPEDWNNPNNGSYTQNGVKINTYNLKTPERLITERSGTDYVYGLNDEQKSYRPNAWYNGVYSTASEPYYITTQISTTKNPRIGEDKLNGSSAFTSLVEMKDQVFLSEQRNLINQIENLVMTIGVFFIAFVIIVSTLSIILITDLYVNQYKKFMLVLKSLGYSNLEIIKYTFGFTSVFSTMTFLIGSALSYLTIFGLVSIINKKVMSIPYGITWWSPFMAAMIIISCFVVAIVITTRKIRKESPTVITS, via the coding sequence ATGAAATTTAAGGTGCAATTCTATGTGATTGTTATTTTGACATCAATTGCAACAATGATTTTAAGTATTTCATTATCTGCCTCAAGTAGAATTAAACAAAACTATGATTCAATAACTTCAAAAATGGATAAATTTGATTACATAACTTCAAGAGAAGTTGGTTCTCAATCAACTAAAGATCCAAAAATGGTGCCATTAGTTGATTTTATTGATTCACAAGCTTTAACTGTTAATTATTTAAATAAAGGTCTTGAAGATCCGCTAAACGAGGGATTATCATACAACTTTAATTTAATTGATTCTTCTAAATTTTCTAATTTAGATAGTTTTAAAGATTTGAAAGACCTGACCAGAAATGACTATCTAAATAGTTACCAAAAAACATTTATATCAACTGCATTTGATTCTCAAGAAGTTCAAAATGCAATGTTTGATTTGTTTGCGAATGATAATTATTTAGAACCTTTCTTTCATTATGAATACAATTATGAAAAAGATAGTGTTACATATAAAACTAACTATGATAAATATAATCAAGGTGTAATGAATGGTTCATTAATGTTTAGAGATGTTAGAAGCACAGGGTCTTCACGTTTCAATAACTTTGCAACTGTTGCTATGAACAACATGGTAACTTCATTCTTAGAAGATCTATTTAATTACAATGGAGTAGAAGGGCAAAGCGCACCGTACTTAAAAACTTCTGCGTTTTATAAATTAAAAAATCTTGGTTTAATTAAAAAAGATGATTTTTCTTTAGATTTTGACAATAATCAAAACAAATATCAAATTTATATGATTACAGCATTTAACACTGTATTGACAAGTGTAATAAATAATGCAAATGAGTATCTATCTAACTTTATTGATCAAGCTGTTGTAAAAATTGCAGATAAAAGTAACGATAGTCCAAAAGAACAATTAGCAAAAGAATTTAATGCTAACTTTGCTGATTTAGCAGGTTTTGAATTCTATGAAAACAATAAAAATAATAAAGAAATTGCAGAAGTGTTATATGAATTTATTATGGGTTCAAAACACAATAGTCAAACAGCTTCAAAAAAAGCAAGTGATTTTGTAGTACAAGGAAATAACTTAGCATGAGTTGAAAAAGTTAACTATGGAACTGGTGATAAAGAATATTTTGATAAAAATCTATTATTAAATAATAGGGATAATAAATATGCCTATGGAAATAGAGGAAGTTTAATTCAAATAGTGGCTCCATTCGATGCTGATGGTAATTTACCATCAAGAATTGGTAGAACTAATGGTCAAAAACTTCTTCAATTAGAAGATGCAAAACTATCAATAAGTCAGGTTTTAGCTCACTTTGTTGGATTCGAAGATTATGCAGATAGAGATAATGTAACTTTCCAAAACGTAAATAACATTAGAACTTTTTATTTAAGAAATCAAATTTTAGGAAACGCAACTCAATTTAGAGTTGAACAAAGAGCTGAAATTTCTCTAACAGATAGTACAAAAGAAATGAAGTACAGAATGGTTGTGCTTGATGATTTATGAAGAGAAAGATTATCAATCGTTGATGGTAGAGCACCATTGTCAAATGATGAAATGGTTATAAATCCTCAATATGCAAACAAAAACAAAATCAAAATTGGACAAAGACTTTCAGTAGGGGGAGCAGAATTTACTATTACAGGTTTTGCTTCAGATCCTCTAACATATTATCCAGTTTCTGATGAAAACACATTCCTACCAAACAGTCGTAAAAGTTTAATTCTTTACGCTGATATGGAAGTAATTAATAAAATATTTACAGATGACTTTAGAAAATTTGCTTCAAGAAGTGTTTATACAATTCTTACAGCAAAAGATGGTGTAAATGCTGAAGTTGCAAAAAAAGATTATGAATCATTGCAAATGCAAAGCGTTAAAGATATACCACAATTTCTTAATGTGAAAAACAAAATTTCAAATGGTGAAGATGCTCCAAATGTAGCGATTAGATCTGGTGAAGAGTTATCAAGTTTTGAAGACTCAAATTTAAAATACAACTGAGTTGTAGCACCAAAAATCATCTTTATCTTTAATCTATTTTCTGGAATTGCAAGTTCAGTGATTGCAGCAATAGCACTTTATGCAATGATATTGGCTGTTAAAAAAACAATCGAACTAAACTCTGGGGAAATTGCTATTTTAAAAGCTATGGGAGTTAAAACAAGTTTAATTTCTTTATCATATATTTCATATGGTTTAATCACAACATTTGTTGTTGTTCCAGTTTCTTGATTAGCTGCAATGTTTTTACAAGAAATAATAGTTCAAATATTTTTATCATATATGACAGGATCGTATTTAAATATATTCTTTGACTATTTGCCATTCTTGTTGGCGGTCATGTTATTTGGGGTTCTTTCAATAATAATTTCATATATTGTTGCCATATCATTAAACAAAAAACCAGTGATTGAAATACTTAATAAAAAAGAAAAAGTTAAACGTTATGAATTGATTGATAAAATCAAAAATTCTATGACAAGTAGAATGAGTTTTTCAAAAAGATTTAGTACAGAACTTGCTTTCTCTGGTTTCTCAAAAACATTATTAACAGGGGTTACAATATTTATTTCAACCTTCTTTGTTACTTTATGTCTTGCAATACCTGGAGTAATTCAACAAACGGTAGGTTCATATTATAAAAATGTTAAGTATGCAAACTCTGTTGAGAATATTGAATTACTAGGAAATGCACCACTCTCAAAAACAGCTTTATCACCATGACAAGGTGTTGAATATTATGAAGATAAATATACAGATTCAAATGGTATATTTGGAACTAGTTTCTCAAAAATAGCTAATTCTATTTCTTCTAATATGTCTATTCAAGACAATTCAGTATTACCTACATTGGTAATGGGTGAAAAAGATGGAAGCATAAACTACAATTGATACTACAATGCTGTCTTGAATCATACCGATGAAGGAAATGTAGTATCAAGCGAAGAGGACAATAACTTAATTTCTGTAATTTCAAGTACTTTTGGTAATAATATTTCTGAATTACTTGGTAAAGGAATTTCAATTGGAGAAATCCAGAAAATTATTGAAATGATAATTCACTCAACTGATGAACGATTTGATAATTTTGAAGATAGAAAATTAAAAATAACTCAAATTTCTGACTTCTTAACAAATGGATTACCAGATATCTTAAAAAATGTTATAGGAAATGAAGCTCAACTTTCAGGTAACTGAAAAGATCAAATTATTGAAATTATTAGTTCAGATGTTCCTTCATACATTAAAAATTATTTAAATATTTCTGAAAACAGATATAACCAATATAAATTTGGTTGAACATTTAATACATATATTCCAGGGGTAGATACACTTTATACTTCAATTAAAGGTAATGCAAATGGAGAACACATTCAAATAACAGGTCTACCTTCAGACCAAACAGCATTTAATATTTCAAATAATGAGAAAAAAATATTTGGAAGTGAATACCAATATCGTCAAATTGAAAATATTTTACATGGAACTGGTGAAGCTAAAGACATTGTTATAAATGGTGAAAAAGTATATGATGCTTCAAAACGTGAATTAAATATTCCAATGATCGTTAACGGTGAAGCTATTCGAAATTATAATATTACTGATAATTTAATCAATAACTTAGATGTTAATGCTAAAAGAATTTTAATTTCAGAAAATGGAATGAATATTCCAAATTCAGCTTGAATGTATGACGATAGTGATTATGTAAACTATGCAACTGGAAATGAAAAATTAAAATCAAGTATTATAAAAAGTAATTATGTTGACAAACATTGATTAAATCCAGCGGATTTACAAACAAGTAAATTTACTTTCCAACCAATTTTCAATTACAAAGATGGTGGATATACACAAGGATTTAACAGAGGTAAAAATGTAAGCAAAATAATGAACGATTCATTTGCTTTCTATGATATTCAATCAAGTTACGATTCTAATGGTGAAGAAAAATTAGAAGCTCAAATAAGACCTTACTATCAATATGATAATGTTATGTTATTTATTCCAAAAGAACTTGGAGCAAAATTTGATAACATAGCAAATGTAGGTTCAGTTAAAAACAGAGATACTTTCTACGGTCAAGTTAAAGCAAGTGAAGTACCTGAAACAACTAGAAATGATTGAAATGCAACATTAGGAAAAAATGTTAGTGATTACATTTGAATTAGACCTTATTCAAAATACTTTGACCCAAGTGATACTTACTATAAAACTGAAGAAAACCTTCAAGGAGATGAAGCTGGAGAACTTGTAAATGCTAAATTAGGTTATTTACAAGCTGCATTTACTTCATCAGACAATCCATTTAAACTTGAAGATGTTTCAATGGATTGAAAAACTTTATCAAATGGTAATGTACAAAAAATTAATTTAGTTAAAAAAGGTGAACTTAAAATTTATGGATCAGATTTACTAATCGTGGACCAAGATCTTGCAAACTTAATTAATGGATATTCAATTCAAAAATATATTCCTTTTGATTCAACACCAGAAGATTGAAATAACCCTAATAATGGAAGTTATACACAAAATGGAGTTAAAATTAATACTTATAATTTAAAAACTCCAGAAAGATTAATTACTGAACGTAGTGGTACAGATTATGTATATGGACTAAATGATGAACAAAAATCATATAGACCAAATGCTTGATATAATGGAGTTTATTCAACAGCAAGTGAACCATACTACATTACAACTCAAATTTCAACAACTAAAAACCCAAGAATTGGTGAAGATAAGTTGAATGGTTCAAGTGCCTTTACTTCTCTTGTAGAAATGAAAGATCAAGTGTTCTTGAGTGAACAGAGAAACTTAATTAACCAAATTGAAAATCTGGTTATGACAATTGGTGTATTCTTTATAGCCTTTGTTATTATAGTTTCAACTTTATCTATTATTTTGATTACAGATCTTTATGTAAATCAATACAAAAAATTCATGTTAGTTCTTAAATCTCTTGGTTATTCAAATCTAGAGATTATCAAGTACACGTTTGGATTTACAAGTGTATTTTCAACAATGACGTTCTTGATTGGTAGTGCTCTGAGTTATCTAACAATATTTGGACTTGTTTCGATTATAAACAAAAAAGTCATGTCTATTCCTTATGGAATAACATGGTGAAGTCCATTTATGGCTGCAATGATTATTATTTCTTGTTTTGTAGTAGCGATAGTTATTACTACTAGAAAAATAAGAAAAGAATCTCCAACAGTTATCACAAGTTAA
- a CDS encoding DJ-1 family glyoxalase III produces the protein MAKVAIFLATGFEETEMIATADVLRRAEALFKGSFPVVDLVSINDKKTVEGAHKLSINADKTIQEINFDEYDCLVLPGGQPGVDNLMLSETLMSAVEKHAKANKVVAAICAAPQILGKLGLVDKVEVTHYPGCDKYLDNAVKKPHMSAIADGNIITGSSIGGALQFGLQIVDQFTTTEQMLALHETLVFNY, from the coding sequence ATGGCAAAAGTTGCAATATTTTTAGCAACAGGGTTTGAAGAAACAGAAATGATAGCAACAGCTGATGTTTTAAGAAGAGCTGAAGCGTTATTTAAAGGTTCATTCCCAGTTGTAGATTTAGTATCTATTAATGATAAAAAAACAGTTGAGGGAGCTCACAAATTATCAATAAATGCTGACAAAACTATTCAAGAAATTAATTTTGATGAATATGATTGTTTAGTGTTGCCGGGGGGACAACCTGGAGTTGATAATTTAATGCTTTCAGAAACATTAATGAGTGCAGTTGAAAAACATGCAAAAGCAAACAAAGTTGTTGCTGCAATTTGTGCAGCACCTCAAATTTTAGGTAAATTAGGACTTGTAGATAAAGTTGAAGTAACTCATTACCCTGGATGTGATAAATATCTTGATAATGCAGTAAAAAAACCGCATATGAGTGCAATTGCTGATGGAAATATAATCACAGGAAGTTCAATTGGGGGAGCTTTACAATTTGGATTACAAATTGTAGATCAATTTACTACAACTGAACAAATGTTAGCTTTACACGAAACTCTAGTTTTCAACTATTAA
- a CDS encoding NCS2 family permease — protein MEKDNNVIGEASKSKIKNDADNSMIAKFFGFSRLNTSLKKEIIGGVSTFLAMVYILSVEPSILSSAVSVSEGKANMSISGLFLATAFISFLSTFIMGISANVPIAVAPSMGLNAMFTYSVAANGIGYEGALFATLISGVLFCIITITKVRTMLIKALPKSLHLAIGIGIGFFIAYVGITNMGWVKTLGGLPVADLNNFKMFYPAIILGTLVLFGAILLHYKKFVAPIALMMVIGFVIAVILANTIKNSEAITNSFGNSVFDKKDWNYKDLWSGFTFNIKSTFDEIGNVKIWKNPTMYISTFVFTILTFFDATGTLTLVSNEINRNIKDPKEIPDSAMLIDGSSSIIGSLIGVSHTAAYSESCVGISQGARTGFASIITSIGFLISILLFPIFKMMPDTISGAATVFIGIIMIGNITEIEWKKPEISLSAFFTILFMIITYNIAVGVGMGLITYTLGCIGNKKAKEVHPVIWVLSILFIGYFVAFAFIQ, from the coding sequence ATGGAAAAAGATAACAACGTTATTGGTGAAGCTAGTAAATCAAAAATTAAAAATGATGCCGATAATAGTATGATTGCCAAGTTTTTTGGTTTTTCAAGACTAAATACTTCTTTAAAAAAAGAAATAATTGGAGGGGTAAGTACATTTTTAGCTATGGTCTATATTTTGTCAGTAGAACCTTCAATTTTATCATCAGCTGTAAGTGTAAGTGAAGGCAAAGCAAATATGTCTATATCTGGATTATTTTTAGCAACTGCTTTCATTTCTTTTTTATCAACATTTATTATGGGGATTAGTGCAAATGTGCCAATAGCAGTTGCTCCAAGTATGGGTTTAAATGCTATGTTTACATATAGTGTTGCTGCTAATGGAATTGGATATGAAGGAGCTTTATTTGCCACTTTAATATCTGGAGTTTTATTTTGTATTATTACTATAACAAAAGTTAGAACAATGTTAATTAAAGCATTACCTAAATCACTGCATTTAGCTATTGGAATTGGTATTGGGTTTTTTATAGCATATGTAGGAATTACAAACATGGGATGAGTTAAAACACTTGGTGGTTTACCTGTTGCTGACTTAAATAACTTTAAAATGTTTTATCCAGCCATTATTTTAGGAACACTTGTATTGTTTGGAGCAATTTTATTACATTACAAAAAATTTGTAGCACCAATTGCATTAATGATGGTAATTGGTTTTGTAATTGCAGTTATACTTGCAAATACAATTAAAAATAGTGAAGCAATTACAAATTCATTTGGAAATTCAGTATTTGATAAGAAAGATTGAAATTACAAAGACCTATGAAGTGGTTTTACATTTAATATCAAATCTACTTTTGATGAAATAGGAAATGTTAAGATTTGAAAAAATCCTACAATGTATATTTCAACTTTTGTATTTACTATATTAACATTTTTTGATGCAACAGGAACTTTAACTCTTGTTAGCAATGAAATTAACAGAAACATCAAAGATCCAAAAGAAATTCCAGATTCTGCAATGTTAATTGATGGTAGTTCATCAATTATTGGTTCATTAATTGGAGTTTCGCATACTGCAGCTTATTCTGAAAGTTGTGTTGGAATTTCACAAGGAGCTAGAACTGGTTTTGCAAGTATTATTACTTCTATTGGATTTTTAATAAGTATTTTATTATTCCCAATCTTTAAAATGATGCCCGACACAATAAGTGGAGCTGCCACTGTATTTATTGGAATCATTATGATTGGAAATATTACAGAGATAGAATGAAAGAAACCTGAAATTTCACTTTCAGCTTTCTTTACAATACTATTTATGATAATTACATATAATATTGCTGTTGGAGTAGGAATGGGACTTATCACATATACTCTTGGATGTATTGGGAATAAAAAAGCCAAAGAAGTTCATCCAGTAATTTGAGTGTTAAGTATTTTGTTTATTGGTTACTTTGTAGCGTTTGCTTTCATCCAATAA
- a CDS encoding isochorismatase family protein — MKALIVVDYQYDFADPKGSLYWPEGETLKDGIEKKVKEYRENNLPVVYTMDWHPENHCSFDIWPPHCVQNTRGAEILLDLNQADYIVKKGVEVDWDSYSGFNRQSDAQPLEDWLKEHNVDEVEVCGLVKQYCVDATYQDALKHGFKATIIEELVK; from the coding sequence ATGAAAGCATTAATAGTAGTAGATTATCAATATGATTTTGCAGATCCAAAAGGATCATTATATTGACCCGAAGGGGAAACTTTAAAAGATGGTATTGAAAAGAAAGTAAAAGAATATAGAGAAAATAACTTACCAGTAGTTTATACAATGGACTGACACCCTGAAAATCACTGTTCATTTGATATTTGACCTCCACATTGTGTCCAAAATACTCGTGGAGCTGAAATATTGCTAGATTTGAATCAAGCAGATTATATAGTTAAAAAAGGTGTTGAAGTTGATTGAGACAGCTATTCTGGTTTCAATAGACAATCAGACGCACAACCATTGGAAGACTGATTAAAAGAACACAATGTGGACGAAGTTGAAGTTTGCGGTCTTGTTAAACAATACTGTGTTGATGCAACTTACCAAGATGCATTAAAACATGGGTTCAAAGCAACTATCATTGAAGAACTGGTAAAATAA